GATTCATGTTCGGCCAGTCCAAGGTGGCTAAGGGCTTCTAttaattctcattttttttctttcctttttttttttattttaaaagaaaatgctttttcgagaatttttatatgtttagataaaaactaaaattttcaaGTTAAATAGGAATTAATGATGTTAAATATAGTAGATTGAATAGATCATAAAGGGGAGGTACAAATTTAAAGTTTTCCATATCACCAGGGCGGCTTAATACAAATTGAGGCATAAGTCAAAAGTTTAAAATGTGGCAtttgttctatttttataatataatgatatacatcatgttaaatataatatatttttaatttatttaaaattaatatttacgACTCTATACgatgcaaaattaaaatcaaatgtTCTATTCAagattcaaaattataataaaatgttcTATAACATTCTTGTGACATGTTTAGTTGATcagataaaatttattactttaggcattgaagaaaatatacatatcaATGCTTTAATCGGAGTACAAGCTGtttaattatacaaatatatttaaaccataaatattagaatatataccATGTTTTAGAAGATTATTAAGATCAAATATAGTCTTTTTTACGAACCATACTTtaagaattttagaaaatatcattcatattATATCACCTTATACTATATGTCCCTTCTCATTTATTATACTCTCAAGCATTAGCTAAACTCTTATGTAATATAGATGAAATAGTGAGAAGAATGTGTGTATTTAATACAACATaagacttttttaaaattttaaagttgcAAAGGCCTTATCTTTTTTagcaaagaataaaataaactgGCCCTTTATGGattattttttctagatttATGTGGACTTTGTTCAGTTGCAAAAAGGGGGCCTTTGCATTTTGGAGGGCAATAGGCAGCTGCCTAAATTGCATTGCCTTTGAGCCACCCCTACATAGCACGAGAGCTAGGCTATTCCTAAAAATGTTTATAGGGGTGAATCTTaatcgagaaaaaaaaattagaaggcATACCAAAATTTATTATGCACTAATGACCTTATGATGAAATGTAATAGGTctacggaaaaaaaaaatgacaagtaTGAAACACAATCCAACAGcaaattaacttattaataaTCTATCCTTGAtggatatataaaagaaaatatataaatgttggCAGCCTTCTCAATCGCTAATTGAACATCATTTGGTCGTATTGAATAAGTTACAACCACTGTTCCATTTTCCTATCGAAGATGCCGGGTCCATAAGTTGAAATATACATGTCTACAAGAAGGGGGAATTGCATCAACACAAAGAGGGTGATAGGAATACTAGCCAAAGATATCACACGAATAACCATCCATGATTCTTCACCTAGCATAAGTAAAAGACCTGCAGAAAACGCTATCATCATGGTTGTTATGGAGAAGAAAAGAGTGGAAAGGCCTATTATCATCTTTGTGGGCAAGGATTTAAAGAAGTCTTCTTCTGCATAACGTGTTGTGAGGATTCCCAAGAACATCAATACAGAAGATGCAGAGGAAAATAGTGATAGAGAATCAGATATTATAAAGAgactaaacaattttttattgaagaatatTGGCAAGCCTGTGTCATTGTTGCCTCCTGGAACGGTAAAGGCTGCAGCGAACATGATAGTAAGAATCAGAGCGGCTACCACTGTGCATGAAGTTGCTGTATCCTTCATCCATATCTCACCCTCTTTCATCAAGTCCTTGTGGTTTTTTGTAAACACCTCTCGTGGAGTCATATCATCATTGTTTTCAACTTTCTTGATCTTTGGATGGACAATACTCTCGACCTCCTACATATGTAACACAAATTAAAGATCGTttaccaaaatatatattgaagtaCATATCAATCAATGACAAGAACTAAGGATAACCCTTCaagtcttttttataaaattagtaaTGATATCcatacaagttttttttataactcttttttaaattgaagaaaGTTATGTAAAATCTGatattaaaatagattataaaatagttatatgaATATGTTACtctaattgaatatatatatatatataggacctGAACTTCACTCCATTCAcgtttttaataattgattggCACTTTTAATTTTCCACAACAAAACCGAAAGCTAGAACCATAACCCGAACTGATAAACCCATTGCAAAACCCGAGAAAAtgaaaacccaaaacaaaagaaacacctaatcCTACTTACCAAACATATTGAGTGTATTTGTGTGTGATGGAACTCCtagatttatacaaatttccAACTCACAAAGACTAGTCGAAGACTCACCCAACTAGGAATTTCAATGAGATTGCTCATTTGGTTGAATTGTGttgagatatgaaataaaaaaagctaCATCTTTCATCAGTTTAAACTATTAggataagtgatgattttacataaAATCAGAACAGATGTCCTGAATTTAAATCCTGACTATACACTCTaccacatttaattaaatattccacttgGAGAGTTTCTTCATTGAGGGAAAGTTTAGCCTACAAGTGAGGGgtagtgttaagatataaaataataaaatctacctctttctATCAGTTTAAGTTTTagggacaagtggtgatttcacaaatTGATACCTTACTATTGCTAAAGTTCggttgttttcttttcctatatatatatatatatatatatatatacatatatataatatttgtctTCCTCACCACATTTCATGTCAGTTGTGCTAAAAGCCACGGCTTGCAGTAATGAAGAAGAGTATATcaggtaaatatatatatatatagaaagtgaGAAAGATGACCTTAAACCATTGTAATTCTCTTTGCATTTGTAAAGCTGCACCTGGTATGCGATTAAGCATAACGGAAACTGGTGGCATCCCTGCCATATGTAACATATTGTTGCCAAAGTTATCTCTATCATATGCCATGTTGTTCTTCACATCTAGTCCATATATAAGACTAAAGATTTTAGCTTGGCGGCATAGGACAGCATatgagaatatattttttaaattgccATCTTTGCTCCACAGAAGATCTGGATTCGCTTTCACTACATCGTGAACAAACTCAAAAACCCCTTCTTTGATTGAACGGAAAATGGCTTGATAAACGCAACCTTTACGCCTTCCTTCAACATCTGAAATTAAGATTTCTTTGCACATATGATGTAGAAGTTGACGGGATTGCTCATGGACcaacttcatttcatataaatgcTCGATATCTTTGTCAACAAATTATCACAATTGGTAATTTAATAAAACGAAACATTAATACATAGAAAAAGGGATAAAAAAGgttaaagaaagaaatgagatcgaTAAATTTAGCAAATGAATTTTACATACGTACCCAAGAGTTTGGTGAGTTTTGAAAATGGTCGGTGCAATAGGGCTAGAACTACAAAGTAAAAACGAAATTTAATCAAGTACACACATTAGAcgattgtttgaatatattattttaaaatactatGAAATTTGCTCATATTCCCATCATGCAACTTAGGTAACAAACAAACAGATTTGTGAAACCTTATTTTGCAACTAAGTTTATTTGCTTTCATGGTATATTGAGAGAAACATATAATTAAGTTCATCGTTGTGTTCCAAATTTGGTATTCTTAAGAAATGACAATTGCTGATACTGTTTTTTCATATAGTTTTCAAGACCAACTAATGAAGTGGATCATGTCGGCCACACTTCATGCTTCCTCTTCAGATCAATCTCTTCAACATTATCCCAATCTTTATGGCCACACTTCTCGCCATCCTATCTTGTTGCATGCACTAAAAATGTCCCCTGTTCTGATGGATGACATCACCCCAATTCTCGACCTTGTCGTTCCTAGTAGGGACGCAGCACCTCGCCTTAATTGCCATCTTACCTAACTATCTCAACCATCACGTGGGCCAAATTGACTTCTTGGGCTGCTTATTGGGTAATTGGAAATTGGGCTCCATGGGCACGACGACCCATTTACCATACAGTTAGCCCCAAATTTCACTCCTTATTTACTTAAGGAGCATGTGTGAATTTCAAACGGCACCAATAACACGTCAAAATGCGAAAAATGGAGTGCAACTCAGAGGAGTGGAACTAGCTGGGTGAGGGtgaaatgagtaatgttaggtcGGTTAGACAATGCATGAGTATACCTTTCAGATAATCTGTTAGACAATGCATGAGTACTTAAGCTATGCTAGTCAACACCACAAGATCAGGGAAATGAAGCTGTACGTGCAAAATATGATCCTTATTGCAAGTGAAAACCAAGCttaactacgtacgtacgtacctgaTGATCTGTTAGTTTTTACTGCATCGCTTTGGCGTCCCTCGTCTTTTTGAATTATCAAATGAACTTCATTGGTAGTCGTACCATTTGCCGATTGAATGTGTATACCTTTCAGATCATATAAATGTCAATGAatcacaaaattattaattatcaaatgcTTAAGCCAAATTATTAACGAATGCAATACTTGCCTACTACGTCAggtacgtgtgtatatatataaaaaagtaacaGAAATAGAAGAAGCAGGATTTCAGAATTTTAACTGAACTTTAGTACTCGAAATAACGTGATATTACGCCTTGCAAGTAATCCTTGTAAGAATAGTACTTAAAAGAGTAACAGAAAGAAGAGTGGGCGTATACTCACAAGAGGAGATCCATCGTTTCCAAAACACGAGACGGTCCACTGGGGAATGCGTACTCCATAGAAGCCAATGCGTATAAAGGGCTGTAGTTCTCTTTGTCCGGAGCAAGAACCAAACGTGGACAGCGCCGGATTAGATCCAAAGCAATATCTGTAGGTTGTGTTGTacataaaacaataattaaaaaaaaaaaaaaaaacccagataGAATCAATAATTGTAGTGgagatgagatatatatatatatacatatatatatatatatatatagtttgacGCAGATCAAATTGTTACGTACGTACGAACGTACCTAAAGCTATGGTATATATAGCTTGGGTACAAAGTGTTGAACCGCTCCTGCCCTTTTCTGGAGTTAGATCTTCCAGCGGAGTGAGAGAATAAAGATATCGAGCCATTTTTATATATCCATTTGAAAGAGCCATAACAACTGGAAGCATTTGGAACCCACCGGGGATAGCCCTTCCCATGCTGACCAACCTTTTGTTCTTCCTAAGCATGCACTCCGCCATCTTGTACTGTCCACTATATGTTGTCTCCAGTAGAGCTGTGTCACCGAAATTGTCTTGTACTTCCAAGTCATCTTCCGACATTTCCTCCACCAACGCTTCCACTATATGGACATGTCCCGCCTCAACAGACACGTGAAGAGCAGTCTTGCCCAAAGTAGTAATTTTTGCGGTCTTTGAATTGGGTTGGAGCTTAAGGAATTCTTTTGCAGAATTCCAATCACCACTTTGCAAAGCCTTGTGTAGTAGCGCATACCCCATATAGTAGTCCGCGTTAtaagtattaattatgttttgccTCCCTGCACCAAGTTTTCCttgttttcttataataaaatgaaatgaaatgaaactatTTATTCGTTTGGGGCAGCCATGTCAGAGTTGAGTACatgatatgtgtgtgtatgtaaaTAAGATGATCATTAAAGTTAGTACGAACAAGAAGCATGCCATGTTTAGGGAGGAAACATATATGCCTAAAAcgtctctagctagctagctataataACATGGTGAAACTAGTTGAAAGgcaattagttatatatatagttaacaCCTAGCGCGCACTGAAAGTTTAGTATGAATTCAAATCTACGTCTCTCTCCTAAATTCCTAATCACTTGGAAAAAAGGACTGTAAATTAAGTCACAAAAATTGCTTGAATATCATATGAATTTTCAATCAACGATCAAACGTGCAATGAGTTGCTTGCAGGACGTGTAGCAAATAAGCTCGCAACAAAACGGAGAATTATGTAATATTCTCATCCGGTCATCATAATGTGTTGTCATTAAAATCATTGATTTAAATTCTGACTTATTTCAACTTCtaacaaaggaaaaaatcaaGACTACATTGTATTTGCACATATTCGATTAATATATAGTGAATTTCTCTTCTAGACTACATGGTTCAATGTCAAACCATGCACGCAAGTattagtctcattttttttaggtGATAATATTATTCTAAGCATCTAAACAATGGCATATGACTTCTAAAATATTTAGgtgataatattaaattatctattttagtatattgttctattattgtatatatatgaaaaccaatatataacatattattcTGCAAAGTTCCGTTAATAGTAACAAGAAAATTGCTCCTAAAAGGTAATTACAAAATTTTGCTTTcacattaaaatttaattaaatttgccGTAACTTTGCACAAACAAcaataaaccaaaaaagaaaaagtggaaaaCATCTGGTTCAATGGGCATGTCATCATTTTGTCTTCCTTGTCCCTAATTGTaatcttatgttttttttttttttttttgttcaataatcTTAATAttgcttgagagagagagatagagagaccTGGGCTGTTTGAGGGGCTTCCTGGTTCAACCTTTTGATCAGGTGCAATCATTGATCCATCATCGTGAACATTACTGGATGGGATGTTCAATGAGTTTTCCTGCTCAGCCACTGGGTTATAACTAGCTCCTTTCGATGGTGGTTGGTGTACTAACTTAGGCAACATATCCCAAACAGTTTTAGCAGAACTGATATCATTGATCTGAGATTGTATTTCCATCCCACATGAAATCTGAATTGCATGCAAAGCTGCAgcattcttcttcctccaagcTTTGAATTCCATTGCATCATCTTCTGGTTTTGGAGGTTTTGAGGTTGTTTCGAAAATATCCCAAAGATCTTGAGCTAAGAGATAGTTTTTAATGCAAGCACTCCAATTCTCGTAATTGTCATTTCTAAGAACTTCAAGAACAATTGTGCTTGTTGAGAGCATACTTGTAGCCATGTTCAACCTGTCAAaatcaagaaatatatatgcaattagATGAAACTTGAAAGATATATAGACATCATGACACGCATTTCAATTTCCTGTTATGGATATAAGTAAGTAAATTTATCTCTTCCCTTTGACATAAGTCTTTTAGGACAAGGATTTTCACATGCATGGTTTTTGAATAGAATTCTTGAATTTGAACATTGACCTTACAATTcattctaaataaatatttcatatgttgGAATCACTTATTAAGGGAGAGTTTGACCTACACGTgaaatagaatattaataatatgtatttttatcaCCATGCTAGTGCTAAATGCTACTGAAAGATGATAGAAAATGGTAAACAACATTGGCCCTAATCTTCATGATCTAgtctatttcaatttatacaaAGAGGACCTATgttcttattaatttatataggACATCTTCCTTACAAAGAGGACCtatataaagaagaagaaaacaaacccCAACACCCGTCTTGGATGAGAATCAAGGAAATAAGAGAAGCATATTGCAAAATCTATGAAACActctttgatgatatattttttatgtctaCTAGTGTTGACCGTAGTTATTATTTACAATGATTttctataataaaatcaagagaaaacaaATGTGTGGATGTGGAGATAGTTTTAGGGTTACGAGGATTTTAATGGTTACGGAAATAAaggttaattaaatattttaggttttaattgTAAATACGTGCTTAAGTAGAAATTTACACAAGTTACATGCCTATTTTAAAGGTTGAGGAATGATATTCATTTGGCACTATTGTgaggaaatttagagaatgtTAAAAAGTAAGATAAGTAGTGCTCCTATGGTAAATTTTGCCAAAAGCTGACCGAgattaagtttgaaaaaaacttgcatattttgttaggAAAATTGTCTCAGTTATTTTCTGCACTAGTCTctatatttgaatattgaaatgtGACATTTTTTCATGACTGGTGTTGACATGAATAATTTTTgtactatatttttctattgcataaaatgtgaatatgaaatctgaaaccTTGATCGGATTCTATGATATTATCTATTTAGCATACTATTTATGTTATTGCATTGTATTTGAAACCCCTAAGGTATACGATTTTATTCTATCCGATTTCTAGCCCCGCCACGAGATGTAATAGTAGCCTCTCATTTTTGGCCCCACTAGGAGATAAAATAGTGGCCTCTGACCCTATCACAGGAAATAATAGTTGCCTCTATTAtaagtgcaatcgctttggtgATATATGGTGATTTATGTTATGGTTTACTATCTGCAAAATGTACAAATCTGCCATGGGGTAAACATAgactctgttttgagtgcactcACTTTGTTGACAACATAGGAATTTATGTTCTACTTAGCTAACGAAAGATATGTACAATCTTCCACGGTTGTAACTATGGCCTCTGTTTTGAATGCACTCATTTTGGTGACAAAATAGTaagttatgttttgtttggctATCCGCAAATATGCACAACCCTGTCATGCGAGTAAGCATAGACTCTGTTCTGTTTCTGATGTTGTTTAGTATGCTTGTGTCTAAGgtcttttgtatatattatttgacaaataaatgtttcaaaaaatatcaCTACTATTGTGTTTTGagaattgtttgttttttcattatGTAGATGGCTCACGTTTACATATTATTATAGGTTCATACTATTATAGGTTTGATGCTTACTGATTCGGTGGATTcatctactatttttttagataCTTGCTAGTTATAACAATTGGAATAGATGACATGACAGGATTATAAGATAAATATGAGATAAGTGTCAGGTAGTATAAGTAGATTAGTATGAGTTTAGTTCATTCtggaagaattttattttattttattattaattttttttttttttagtgtttagttcattctggaAGAAATTTTAAGCATTTGACTTCATGTTAAAAGGTTCGTCCCAAGTATGCATGGGgcatgagaaaatatatacatataatatggtAAAGTAACGTAACCCTTGTAGGACTCCTAATTGAATAAACTCGATCGAAACTGTCATATTAAAGTTTGGTGACTTTCTTCCGAATAACAAGtgaaaaacataataataataataataataataataataataataatagttggATAAAAGAAACGATATGGAGAAAAAATTCTGATTAAAGTTGTGGAACTTCACTCATGTTACGTACCTAGCTAGAACGTGTAATGGTCTACCAAGAAGTACGTTAAGAATTTAAGGAATTATTGTAATGTctcaaattttgtatttcatGGTGAATGAACTGTCATTTTACCTGGGTAGAAGAAGTCCTTACAACTCTAGTTATGATCTTGATTAATTCTTTGGAATATAGGACATTATACTTTGGTCctattaaaaatgttttgctTTGCATTGTGTACTTTGTAAATagttcatatttacatactagtatatattttctgcttactgaattgttgataactcacctctttaTACTAcaatacttttaaataattttgatgattcAATTGAGAATTTGGAATTAGAATTGTTGGCAAGATTTGCTAAGGATAGGGGATTGAGTACCTGAGGGTACTATTGCTATTAGAGGATTTTATTTGGTAGACTGGATCTCATTATGTTTATTTGGTTTATTGGGACGTTGATAAATTTTTGAGACATGTGAATTTGTTGGTTCATTATGTGGAGGTTATTTGGAGTTTGTGAAGtcgttgattttattttattggattaCTGCATTGATTGGTAGAGGAATTTATGTAGTTtgttaaaatagataaattaatgtttatagAGCTTTTGGAATATCTACTTGTATTGTGGAAGATGATTTTCTAAGTGACAGGAAATAACTTTCCGACTCTCATATAGAATAATCTGAGTATTTATATCCCTAGCAGAGCATGGGAAAGGGTGAAAATCTTAGTAGACCAAAGGTCGAGAGCAAGGTAAAGAAGCCTCTGGAattgaagtgaaaaataaaagtaaagtaTTTACATCTAGGCATATAGTAGTACTCCTATTTATAGGAATACATCATGaagaacttataaaaataacacgtgaCTATCATGTGATACGAAAAGAATGAagtgaataaaagaatataacaatgtgaagaaaagaatataacaataagaagatgaaaaataataagtctAATTCTGATACGAGATCCAGGCAAAACATCCAAGtacattcattattatttatgttatcgGATCAGTACCTTCATGCACTATCTGTGTGCTGATCTCCAGCAAGACGAAATGGTCATAATACGttaatataagttataataCGTTAGCATAcgagaaaataaggaaaactAAACACTAACCTGCCGGCCAGATTCTCCTGCCGATGCCCATTGACTTGATCAGTACTCAAACTTGAAGGCTCATGTTCATGGGTGATACAATGACcaaaataaacagtaaaaacTCCAAATTATTACCCCATAAACTATATAAATCTTCTATAACTAGTAGC
Above is a genomic segment from Juglans microcarpa x Juglans regia isolate MS1-56 chromosome 1D, Jm3101_v1.0, whole genome shotgun sequence containing:
- the LOC121242600 gene encoding ankyrin repeat-containing protein ITN1-like, which encodes MKLVHEQSRQLLHHMCKEILISDVEGRRKGCVYQAIFRSIKEGVFEFVHDVVKANPDLLWSKDGNLKNIFSYAVLCRQAKIFSLIYGLDVKNNMAYDRDNFGNNMLHMAGMPPVSVMLNRIPGAALQMQRELQWFKEVESIVHPKIKKVENNDDMTPREVFTKNHKDLMKEGEIWMKDTATSCTVVAALILTIMFAAAFTVPGGNNDTGLPIFFNKKLFSLFIISDSLSLFSSASSVLMFLGILTTRYAEEDFFKSLPTKMIIGLSTLFFSITTMMIAFSAGLLLMLGEESWMVIRVISLASIPITLFVLMQFPLLVDMYISTYGPGIFDRKMEQWL
- the LOC121242586 gene encoding uncharacterized protein LOC121242586 isoform X2, which translates into the protein MATSMLSTSTIVLEVLRNDNYENWSACIKNYLLAQDLWDIFETTSKPPKPEDDAMEFKAWRKKNAAALHAIQISCGMEIQSQINDISSAKTVWDMLPKLVHQPPSKGASYNPVAEQENSLNIPSSNVHDDGSMIAPDQKVEPGRQNIINTYNADYYMGYALLHKALQSGDWNSAKEFLKLQPNSKTAKITTLGKTALHVSVEAGHVHIVEALVEEMSEDDLEVQDNFGDTALLETTYSGQYKMAECMLRKNKRLVSMGRAIPGGFQMLPVVMALSNGYIKMARYLYSLTPLEDLTPEKGRSGSTLCTQAIYTIALDIALDLIRRCPRLVLAPDKENYSPLYALASMEYAFPSGPSRVLETMDLLLYTHSIGKWYDYQ
- the LOC121242586 gene encoding uncharacterized protein LOC121242586 isoform X1 — its product is MATSMLSTSTIVLEVLRNDNYENWSACIKNYLLAQDLWDIFETTSKPPKPEDDAMEFKAWRKKNAAALHAIQISCGMEIQSQINDISSAKTVWDMLPKLVHQPPSKGASYNPVAEQENSLNIPSSNVHDDGSMIAPDQKVEPGSPSNSPGRQNIINTYNADYYMGYALLHKALQSGDWNSAKEFLKLQPNSKTAKITTLGKTALHVSVEAGHVHIVEALVEEMSEDDLEVQDNFGDTALLETTYSGQYKMAECMLRKNKRLVSMGRAIPGGFQMLPVVMALSNGYIKMARYLYSLTPLEDLTPEKGRSGSTLCTQAIYTIALDIALDLIRRCPRLVLAPDKENYSPLYALASMEYAFPSGPSRVLETMDLLLYTHSIGKWYDYQ